From a single Chitinophaga sp. Cy-1792 genomic region:
- a CDS encoding GDSL-type esterase/lipase family protein, whose amino-acid sequence MWKYTPMLICALTASTLCSAQQHDTAKARYDSTYHNYLYDSRLAYFKGLPDTKHEIIFLGNSITHWGDWAELLNNPHVRNRGIAGDISYGVLARMDEVLSSLPDKLFIMIGVNDIGRKIPLENTLLNYRRILDKIKQASPKTKVYIQSVLPINETIINRQYYTGTIPEIQRMNKALQAFANDNNIPFIDLYHLLADKDGQMPAAYTYDGIHLTAAAYIRWTSFLRDKHFL is encoded by the coding sequence ATGTGGAAATATACACCCATGCTGATATGCGCACTCACAGCCTCCACGCTGTGCAGTGCGCAACAGCATGATACAGCCAAAGCCAGGTACGATTCTACCTATCACAACTACCTGTACGATTCAAGACTGGCCTATTTCAAAGGATTGCCCGATACAAAACATGAGATCATTTTTTTGGGCAACAGCATCACACATTGGGGCGACTGGGCAGAACTGCTCAACAACCCACATGTACGGAATCGAGGCATAGCCGGGGATATCAGCTATGGCGTACTGGCAAGAATGGATGAAGTGCTGTCTTCCCTACCTGACAAACTTTTTATCATGATAGGCGTCAACGACATCGGCAGAAAGATTCCGCTGGAAAATACGCTGCTCAACTATCGCCGTATTCTTGATAAAATAAAACAGGCGTCTCCCAAAACAAAAGTTTATATACAAAGCGTATTACCAATCAATGAAACCATTATCAACAGGCAATATTACACCGGCACTATTCCGGAAATACAACGGATGAATAAGGCCCTGCAAGCTTTTGCCAACGATAATAATATTCCATTCATTGACCTTTACCACCTCCTGGCCGACAAAGACGGACAGATGCCGGCAGCTTATACTTACGACGGCATTCATCTTACCGCTGCTGCATATATACGCTGGACAAGCTTTCTAAGGGACAAACATTTTCTGTAA